The Bombus vancouverensis nearcticus chromosome 3, iyBomVanc1_principal, whole genome shotgun sequence genomic sequence cgcgaaaaaagaagtcgaaaatatagaataaaaatttttcgtttgaggctttgttttcgagaaaatcgactttgaattttcgctcggtacgcgtgcggtacgttataacggatctcactgtagatcgttgtctcgatggaaaaattaaaaaaaataaaaaaaaaatttttattctatattttcgacttcttttttcgcgtagaatcaccccctttccgcttgtaccaccagttaccaaccaccctgtatattaaaatcTTAAACACTATTATTAAAATAGCATTTACTATAATCATATTAGTACATTTACGAgtatgttattaatttttataacacagaaatttaataaataaaataataatatataacaaattgTACATTTGTGGtaataacaaaaatatgaatGTCCGTAGTTAAGGAATAATCTCAGTTTTGTGTCATTATCTTGCTTTAAAacatctataaaaatattatatcgacTTACTAGAACCATTTGTCCGGTTAATATGTCCATATTCGAAGGAGCCGGTTCTTCTCCCCAAGAGGATGTGCTAGATCGATTCGATGGCGAATTATTTGACTCATTTTCCCTGCTTAAATTCGTAATTCGTGGCGATCCTGGTTTATCTGCCGGTTGTTTAGCGTGCATTCTTGCTCTACATAAATCTTGGTAGTCCTTCGATGCTTCCGGATCAGGTGTAGTTAGTCCTGCCAATTTGGCTCCAGCTTTAGCGTGTCGACGAGCGATTATCAATGTGACTACTGCAGCTACAATGGCTATGACGCCTGCAGTTACTATTGCTCCGAACACAGTCGAACTCATTTCTGCTTTTTTAACAACTTCCAGCGTTGCGGGTAGCTTgatctttaaataaaaaaatatattaatttttgttttcatAGATATTCTCTTATCGAAGTATTTGAATGCACTGTTTAAAATAAGCAAAGAATCACGTTTATGATTCTGATCTTTCTACAATTGAGTGAtcctataattaatttaaacagtataattgcaaatattatGTTCTAGATATGTTTTAAGATGAACCTTGTCACCTATGCCTGCACGAATCACCTCAACACCcaaagaatttttcaatttcccaCGTATGTCGTCTGAAAATATACAGTTGATTAATTTAGCGATTTATTACTCTATGATTATTAGAGATTATTAGTTTACTAGTAGACagtagatgtttatgcaaattcatatttttatgaatacaacaAAAGAAATAGGACCTAAGCAGAGAAATTGTTTTCACCTGccaaatattaaatttcgaatggtttatatatttttgcatattatttacatttttgcatctttaaattttcataaacgaATAAGCATCCGCGATCTAGTCATTCGATTAATTGATTACCTATGTTATTAACTACGTCGGTAGCGCTataatctttattatttttgacGACCTTGAACGTCACTTCCGCACGGCCAACACGAATATCTTTTAAAGAGCCAGATGACAGCCCCAATAATTTTTCCACCTGGAAattgttcgtttatttcatctattcttaaaaaaaaaagttagtACGCTTACGAAAAATGACTATTACCTCCTCGACGACATGTTCACCTTCCGACCATCTGTGAAATGGTTTCTGAAATTCAACGTAAACATGATCCAGATCAACGTTGTACGATTTTGAATCTGTTTGTTGctttacttcttttttcacaTATGGGGTAAGTAATACATTAttctaaaaatgaatatttttctaattaatattttatttcatattttctaattaatatttctaattaataattttgtgcACGATTGACGACTTACATCTTGCTCAGTTTCGATAGAATCAGAACGATTTTCATTTTCTGAAACtgcaaaatatttgatattactTTATATCGGGAAATAATGATTCAAGATTTTAAATATCAAGTAACAGTTTACATAAGTAAAGATATTTACTGGATGGGGATGGAATTTTAAACGCATAGTTATTTGTTGAAAACGGCGGTCCTGGTTTCTTAACATCCCCACGTTTAAAGCCAGCTAATCCGTGCTTCCGAAGGAGTTCACTTATATCATCGGCAAATAAATTGTATGCATTTTCTGAAAGTAGGAAaagtatttttgtaaattttctttttctcgcaaCTGTCTCAAACtaagtacatatattataatatgctgtggatgtttatgcatttataggaaatttcgAGATGCAAAAACAAtacataataatacataaaacgtaatacatattataatattagatCTTATTCCTTTAGTTGCATTTATGAAAGTAtacatttgcataaacatctacaatctaataataaaataatataccgTCAGTATCAACATTAGCTTTATCACCAGCCTGTATAAGTCCTCCTTCGGTATAAATTCCATTTTCCATCGACGAGCCATCCTTCTGAGGCACTATCTCTTCATCGTTCACATCGTCGTAATCATCACTATCGTAATTATCTTTCGAATTGTGTTTCACGTTTTCCAGAAAACGCTCATTTTCGTCCGGTGTCTCGCTAAATTTCCTAGGTTTGTATTTTTCCGAGAACACTGTCTCATACTCGACATTCGGACCTTCGTCCGCAACTTCCTTTTTATCGGAATAATCTTCAGATTcgtctttaattaaaaattctagaTCTGAAAGTTTCTTCGATATCCTCTCCTTCAAAGCGTTTTCAAACGATTCCATTGCATTGTTGTTGTATTCTTGTAAATTATACAAGGGAGGTTGACGTCTAGTTCGAGACAATCTTTCAACGACTCCATCAAAAGTCGTTGGATTCTTACGCAAATTACTTTCGTCGTAATTTTCTTCATAATCTTTTTCGTTCATCGAAGAGTCATAATCATTGTAAGAATTCGGATTATACCTCGGTTTGTAGAACTGGGAATCGATTTCTCTGAATTGTTCTTTGTACGGCGATCGAGAGAATTCGTCATTATAGAATGAATCAGGGAAATACTGATTTTGTGTGCCAGGAGGGTAGTAGAGCTCATTGGCAAATTGGCTGTTGAACTTGCCATTGTTGGGCGTGAATTTTACTATGGCTATTGTGGGTACCTTCAAAAGCAAAGTTCCATTGTTACGTAGTGAAGGTAACATTTAAAGTAAAGTTTTACTACAGGCGTTGTCGATATTAATAGATACGTTTTGTGTCGTGTAAGATGAACGTGAAATTTTCATTAGAAAAATATGGATATTGATTCATTACCGAAGTCTTTGAAAGAAGACCAAAGCTTCAAAAAACCTAGACCTTGAAATAAAAGTTCCTCTCAAGTTAAATACTTTATAATAGTTTGTAGTATTTAATCAAGGATCTAAACTTTTGAAACCTtgacttttttcttttaaaaaattctaacATTATATGTATTGCAAAATTAAGGATCTGGAAAATCCTATTTTTCATTTAAACATTAAATTTAAATAGTTTATCACAATCTTTGTTTAAAGACTTTGATAAGGTTGAATCTCATAACTAGATATAACTTAATATAACTTTTCGACGTTATTTTAAGATTCTACCGAATCTACTTTTCACAGTTGGATATTCTACCGTGACTTCTTCATTTTATTACAAAGTTAAGACATAACTTTTCATTTTGTCACGATACAAAACATGCCAGCTATGGTGGTGTAATGAACTTACTTTGGCCTGGTCGATTTCATTCTTGTTTTCGAAATGCGTACGTTGCTTTAAATGCTGACAGAGTCGAAGATCGTAGTTTTCCCTAtaagatataaaaaatgaaaaaaaaaaggataataGTAAAGATAATACTAAATAGAACAATATTCAAGAATATAATAGGACAATAGCATGCTGATTCTTTGTCCTTTATTCTAAaacattttttctctttcttttttagtCATTCGCAAATTTtgtagatatttatataatacttcTAAAATATTCAATCAATTCCTCCCATGCTTCCACTTTAATCTCAGGTACCCAGTCCATTTTTAACAATTGAAAGTTTTATACACATTCTTATGAAATCTTTTTTCCAAGAACACAAAGATTTCTGTCGTATTAATGATTGCTTATTATAAATATCGTTTGATATTAACAACGTTAATCTTACCAGTAGCGTAAATTGTACAAGGTCATTTGCATTATACACTGGGTGTAGGGATGAGACCATTTGTATTCATCGACTTGCAGCCTCTCTAATTGCATTCTTAGCAGTTCCAATTCGTCAACGTTGAAATTATAtctgaaagaagaaaaagacaaTAAATATTAGCTACCTCTAAATTGAAGAGCTTTACAAGTAAATGTTTATGTTCACAACGTTAATTGTTTCAATTCGATAAGTAGAAATTCACATTCTATTTGTCTAGAGCATCGTATAAGTAGTACAGTCGGTTTATGATCAGACAGCAAATGTAAGTACTTACTACTGTCGTAAAAGATATTAGTATGAACTTATGGTTCTTATACTAAAGTGAAACATTCTAAGTTATTTATCACAAAACaagtaaatatatgtatacagacTGTTCCAACTATCTTTTGGCCAAACCTTGTCTTTTTTTATGAACATAAATTAACAGACTGTGGTTTTTGTATACATTCATAGGAAATCTGAAAGTGCAAAATTGCacaaaatgtatataatatgaaataacGTACTAGGTGAAGCAATTTTCCACCGAGATTCtacttttttatttacatatattcttttaatttatgaaataaacgTAAGCATGGAATTGTCAATGCGACGACTGATTTTATTATACTGTctggttttaattaaaaaatatgaatttctgcACTTTTATATGAGCAATACAGTATATTGCGAtaaattcagaaaaatatgacTACCTTTGCTCTAAATGTCTCAAATAAGGAAAATTATAatagatttataaaaattaacgtAAGACAAAATATTCGTTCGATCAAAGTTTTCCAATTCTATCGATCTTTTAATTTCTCCTTTGAAATCTCTGTTGCTAAAAAGGCTTCTTATTTGTGAATACTCACTGATAATAATCTTCATCGTTCAGGTCAGTGTATAATGGCAAACATTTGCCAAACGCGAGATCTGGAATATTAAAACGGATAATCGAATGTTATTCGTATCAAGAGCCAGTGATTgcaaaacaaatatattttattgttcaAGCAATAACTACCATTGTAGCACGTTTCCGTTCGGGGATCGCAGAGGCTCTTACTGAACAGGCACCCTGGAACATGAATTTATACGTATCAATAGAAGACTAATGAAGCTTTAATtaacaagttttttttttttaaatacatgaTACCGAGCAAGATTATGATAACACCTCATTAATCATCCTTTTGCAACCAATTCAAATAATATTCTCATTGTCACATTAAATCCAATGAAATGTAAGAAAAGTACAATACTAGCAAATAAATACTAGCAAGATCTgattactaaaaatattaatttcatcaTATATAACAAAAGTTCACGGTATAATGTTGAATATATTAAACTATGTTTTTATGATGTACTATAATCATGATTTTTATATTCGATAGAATCTTTCTTCTTACTTAATGTACGCAACGATtaacaatattttctttattaattttatatattatataactgtattacatattttaatatactAAGTATCACTGCTTTGTTTCACATAAAATTGACTTCATAATTACGACGAAAAGTTGACTTTAAAGATCAAAAATCGTCATTTTTTATGGCCCATTAACTAACGTAACAATTACTAAGAATATTAAATGTGTTGAtggtataaataaaattacgttATTTTCACTCATAATACATTGACGCAAATGTTTACGTCATAATCATGTGTGCAGCGATTTTCTGCCGCATATTCTATAGTTGAGATCGCAACGTATTCGCTAATTAGAATACCGAGCACAACCCACTTTCATTGCGTGGCTGCACGATCGTTTAATCCTTGATAGGAGTTGAATAATCACACGGAGACTTTGTTAATCTGCCACATTAAACGTTAATATCCATGCATTTACCTtgttttattgataatttatacaTGAGTTTATTATTGGAATGCTTTTAAATACTGTAATTAatcgtatattatttttattgatacgtaatacgataaaataacgcacgatctattaattatttatctatAATTTAATTGCGTATAATTCTGATCAACTCcactttttattcatttttaatttcattgcaTAAATACCTGCAGGATTAATGTTCGATCGTCAAGAAACAAATGATTTACTTCCATAAGTTCATGTTTACGGATAATGATGATAGAAGACGACGCACGTAAtagttaattttaaaataaatttaaagaaacagTGTTTTCTATACCTTTTTGATTTATGGAGTTCACCTAACTTCTGAATAactcaattattaattaattatatacagttactttattacataaaaataatgtacgcttaattataacgttatgataaATTACACTAATTACAGATATTAATatactgtatattatatttattacataaaatgTGATGGTATAATAAAAGGTAAAACAGTAAAATAAATCTTCAGTATGTATATACCTACATACCTATTTGTATAGCCGTTTTAAGAAGCTTTTCAACATTGGTCAAATAGGGAAAAGAGTTAAAATTTCCTCCCTTGATAAGATCTCATTACTCCTTAACTTCCCAACAGGCAATATGGAACAGGCGGACGTCGTTTCATTTCCCTTGACCTTCGTTTTAGAATTGAGTTCTTCTGAGAATTGCCTCGCGTTAACTACACCGACGCAACGATTCTACATTTTACATCTCACAAGTAACATTAATACCACAAATTTAATCAGCAAATCGTCTCAATCTTTCGTAATTTACACGGTATACGCTGTACAAATTTTGTTATCCTGAACTTTATATTCAAACTGAATTAAACCATTTTGTCCAATCATTCTATTAAAAACGATGTAAAacgaaataacatttttatattattatataaatttttatatcgtaCTTTACGACATTCTGTGTAAGCTGTATAATAACATATTTCTTCATGGTACTGAAGTTTCTCAATCTATTAATTTCTGGATTCCGGATCTCTTCAGAGGGATTTAAGAGAATTCCCGCATTAAAAGAGCGTCACGATCGAGAATTAATAGCGAAGAAATCTTCGTCAAACAGAGAAACATTCTCGAGGAACCATCGTTACTACTTAAAATTACAAAGAGCACTTCCCTTAATTCCTTTCCGAAGAGTTGATAGAAACAACGAGATAAGAGcgaagaaaaatttgaagaaGAATAGCAAGAAAGCAGGTGTAAACAAAGAGTAGCAGGAAAACAGGTACGACGAAGAATAACGATGAAGGGTCGCAGTTGTGAGTGGAAACGGATCTAGGGCAAAGGAGAGGAAGCAAGTTTGCAAAGGCGGTGGTCGCGTGGGATGTACGGTTCGATAATCGTGGATGGCTGGTGGGCGAAAATCGAATATCACctccttctctttttatttttattttttttcatcCTTCCAATCCAGCCCCGGGAAGAAACAACGAATTTTCAAGGTTACGAGTAAATAAGCCCATCTACAGCTTATATTTGATCGGATACTCGTGTGTGAATAACAGACACGACGAGAAGGTATCGGATAGAAAATCGATGGCAAGTGAATTTGACGAACGAGGTGCTACTGCATGGGAAAAGAGACGTCGGAGAAACTGTTGAGACGAGAAAATCCTATCGGCAGTTCAGTTCCTCTTCTTTCGACCTTAGATCGAGAGGCAATTTTCAGGAACTAGTGtcgttttctcttctttctcgttTTTAAACTTTGTGTTTATCCATTTTTTTATTGCAAAGAGAATTATCCTTACTCTGTTTTTCGGTGGAAGGGAGACTCTCCAGCAAATCTAGCGATGAGAAAGCGATACTTTTATTTAGGAGAGGACAATGCTTCAAATtgatttcgttttttttttttttctattggaTATCTGCAGGATATTATGCCATTTTTTAAAGAGAATTTTTCTGCTCTGGTAATAAAAAAGTAATATCTTTGTTTCTGAAACAAAAACGTTTTTAAATTGATTTCTTTATATTCGTTagcattttttttctttgataACAGAGAGTAAtcaatattatacaaataaaaaaaaaacaggcaAATTATGAAAGCGAATGCCGAAGGGGACGTAAAGAGACTCCAATATTTCATACGGTGTGCAATGAAAATTAGAGGAATTTGCATCGAGTACTACGACGGCATAACTTCATTTAGGATAATGTGATGTCAATTACTAGTAGTAAGGATAGAAATAAGACTCAAATGGGATAGTACAAACCAGCACTAtatcaaagaaatattattacaaatatatctACCTGTGTACTAATATTATCGCTTTTAAAAAGAgcattaaaataataaagcgatataattaacattttattttaaagtgAATTACAGCCTGTGAAGAAGAAATTTAAAGTTCCAAGGATCATCTTGCGAACATCTCAAAAAAGATGAATGCTAATCGTGTTACTTTAACATTCTTGtttcagaaaaaaaaggaaaagtacAGACAAAGTAATTTGcaaataatattgaaatgtCCAAACGAAGTTCATAAGTAAATTGAATTTCAGGAGTTTTGCCATGAAAATAGTTAAGCAGATGCGAAAACTTCCACTAGGTTTTCTATAGTAATCGTAACAGCTTGTAACATTTCAATGTTTGCTTACTGatcatatttaattttaaatattaaagatCGTAAAAAGAGAATTTGAAAATTCTTCTCGAATTCTTCGTGCATCGAAGAAAGAATTTCGAAGAAATTCAATGAttaataatttgaattaaaaaaattcactATTGAAAAcaacaaaatatttgaaatttgttcGAACAATTAAACGTTTCAAATAGTTCAAATGTttagtaattataaaatattaaattgttaaCGTTCGTATAGTTGGAACtctgaataattacataatattatgtgtaaatacatatttgtcatttaataattacattttacACACGCGTGCAAGAGCCTTATCCAGAATGTCACGCGTGATTTTAAAACACGTTTTGTGGTAAAATAACGTAGGCATGAAAAGTAAGAAACGAATAAGAAAGAAAactacaaaaaagaaaagggagagaaagacgtatattaattaaaattatcgcaCAAAATATAACTAATATTTCCAGCTGGAACTGTCCATAGCAATCCATATTCTAAAAAATGTTGGCTATTTCTATGACTTGTGTAATCTTCATTCAATTCCAGTTTAGCGAATCTATTTGCGATAAATTAAAGAATACTATATTTTTCTAAACCTTCGTTAATCTTCATTAATAGAAGTTTTCCTGCAGAtgacattgaaatattattctattctcGTGGCATTCCGAGAAATATCCATCAGAAGAAATGTTTGAATtgagaaaaaggaaggaagaatatcggagaaatgaaattttcgctGAAATATCGATCACGCTGAGGATAAGagcatgaaataataaatacaccGAGTTTTTCTAAACGCGAGGGCCATGAGGTATGAAATCAAGAATTTCATTTATCCCCTTTGCACTTTCAGTATTTCCCTCTGCGCTTTAATATCTAACGCTGCTGTCTTGTCaacgtttttattaatttttttgtagtataataaaagaagaaaatccgACGTGTATTGTATTATGTCATAGAAAAGGTGCTAATAGCGAGATATGATTAAATAAAACAGGTATTATATAATAGCAATAAAAGTCATCCTTTGTAAAGCAGTAACCTTCGTACCTTACTATTTATACAATGATATTGGGCATGTATTTTGATTCTCGCTTTTAATATAATGGGAAAAATTGAtacgatacaaatttttgattcgatggccgaagataaaataaaacgtgttgattgaACATGTTGCTTCAAATTTAGTTTTCAGTGAAAATATCTATCTGTAGTCCGTCAGGATATTGGTAGATTTGTGTTTCctttcttaaatatttatttgtcgaTGAACAGGATGCAAAATTTCATTcctattgttatttatttcctttatttatttattcgaaacTGGATAAGTCAGGAATATCCTCTTTTGCAGTTAGAGgataacataataatattccCTCAACTTTTCGGATATGACATTCATTTTCATTGCAAATatgttagaaatatatatatatataacaatttatattatactaAAATTTATGACAAATTGCATAAAATTTAAAATGTCATCTTATTTAATTTTCCTCGTTTATAACAAGCCGTTTTTAATTATTTGCTGCATAAATTCCATGAGAAACTCGTTGTTGGcattattttaaaaaagttcTACGTAGAAAATATTCATTATAGTTTTATCAGATTTATATGCCGAAGACATTCGTTGTTCTTCATAAATTCTAGACTAAAAATAGTCATCGTTGTTTAacaatattacataatattgtATGATACACTATATtactttaatattatttttcagaTAGCCATTCAAACGGAATTAAGAGTTTATTATGACAGGGAGATTCGTTTATTCCTTATTGCGAAGACATTCAAGGATTTAGAAAGTGATTCTCCAGCTATTCAACCCCCTCTGAAGGAAAACTTTATCTCGATTGCTGGAATAATCTTGAATGTGTAGTACTTACCGACATCACCATCACCTAGAATTACGTGATGGAGAATGAAGAGCACCAACAGTACCGAACCTCCTCGCCACCACTGTTTACGGCCCATAGATCTTCCTACAATTACACATATGCATGTTAGTTTGTTATTCAAGATTAAGTAGATAAGTCCATAagaatattctttttctttcaatttcagtCTTATAATATGGCAAGTCCATAagaatattctttttctttcaatgTCAGTCTTATAACAATGGCATTATGTTTCTTTTTGCAAATGAACAAATACAAGGATAGCTTGGACGGGAACAAAGATAGTGCGAAGATAGTTGAGAAagattgtttcttttttcagaaAGTTCATGGTTCATAGTCGATAGCATAGTTATTTTCATTAAGCTAGGCCGAGCTGATGCTCCCCTCGATTAATGAAAAAGCGTAGATCTTCATTTTTAATGAGACGAggcagaaaaaagaaaaaaagagcaaGCGAACCAGAGGATATCTGAGAGATTGCATTCTACATATAAAAATAGAGTACAATTACGAGTTTTTCTCTTCTTTAATTATATGTTGGTAATTATGATGATAATTATTGTTTTCATTGTCCATTCGTTTATACTGTTCAATACTTTTTACTTcgatattttccatattttcctgtacttttaatatttatattagtatataaattatctgtaattattgttttaacaaccttaataaattgaaaagcagaaccaaatttaaaaaaagaaagcaatcTTTTCATAGATTTTCCAACTAGTTTTTTCTTAATGTTCTTCctaatatatatgtgtatatcctTCAACGTGATAATCAACAATGTTATGAATGACAATTATAAACGACCTTATTGACACGAATATACatgatttataaattattctaaaatAGAATCAGAAACTGTTcacttataaaatttcaatttcacaatGGAAAATAATTTGCGATATGTATTACACCACAGAAAAGTGTACAAGCTGTTTGGACTACGGTACTGGGTACATGGCAACTTGTTAGAGTAATCGAGTTATATCTTAGCTGCTCGAAACTGTTCTCTTGTGAGCGTAGTGAACCTATAGTAAGGTATAACAGCGAGCTTCATCAAGATCATCCAAAAAGCATAACTACCATATTAATTTAATCAACGTTGAAACAACGAGCCGGTGGATACCGCATAGCTTCATAAAGGGTGCGGTACACCTTTGCATAACGACACGAGAGCTGCGTTTACGCAATCACAGTATGTATACACCCCTATAATCAAACTATATCGGAGCGTGAACAAAACAAGTTACAGCACTGTTATCGGAAAACAGCTTACTGAAGCGCAACAATCCAGAATTTAATCTCGACCAACCGGTCCAATTTTCCGATCGTACCCCCAAGTAATTACTTCTATCTCAATTACCATACCTATGCTTGAATAAAAACAGCTGTTcactttgtatctttttaacAATCACTCCTTTCAACAATAATTTTTACCTTCTATCTTGTAAGTTGAAAAATGAACAACTTAATTGCACATCTACTCGATCCTGAATTTGAACAGAGCGTAAATTAGCAATTCCTTTAATTTTCCACGAAAGTGGCAAGATTCCGCGAATCACCGACCACGTCTCTAGTTATATGGCCGAAGCATCAGGTTGTAGTCACGTTCCCTCCCCCTCCGTCTCTCCCTTATTCCTGCGGACCTGTATGTCGCTTTGTAGCGGCAAGAAACGTGTCTCTTTCTCGACTTACCTGGGCGTGACACCTGGTTGCTTCCTCTCCTTAACACATCCTTGCCGTGATCCTTCGACCTTTGTGGTATGTACCGCGTGCGTTAGAAACAAGAGAACTTGATGCGATTTGTTCGTTCAATGGATAAAGATTATCGACTATGGACCATTTCCTACTCGGCGCGTACTGTTATGCCGCAGCAGTGCCACCGACTGAGTAGTCTTCCACGAAGAACGAGCAAGCAGGGCATGCGTTGACCAGGGAATCGATTGCAACGCGCACATGCCGGCTGGCAAACGACCAAAGATGTGGATAGTGATGGGACCAATACCCTCCTGGACCTTGAAAACGACAGTTACACAATGCACTGGATACTTCCTGAAATATAGATTATCGTGTTAACGCGGTGTTTCCAATGGTGTGGAAAAATTGATCTGAATTGGATATTcattattagaaatatatttgataatacATACATGATCAAATAATTAGTAATAAATATGATGTAATGATGTATTTTAGATATAGAATGATGCTATGAAAAACACTATATTGTAAAGATACTGTAACTTAATATTTGATAGAAATAAGTAAAATGTATCCATCGACTGTTCCTAAGAATCaattatttcaaaaatgaagaatttactactttttttttctttttgatgaaataatgaaaactgaatattttcaaatgtataaaattaagagaaaaatttgttaaataaaaatcaattggTATAAAGGGGACAATAATTTTCTGCACAATTTTCTATTTAagcattatagaaaaatattatgaCCACTTTCATCACATGgtgatgaaattataaaaaattaacactgtaataACGATTAATGATAAATTTACCACTAATAACATTAAAGTTGTAATATTATATCGTAAATGCTATTACTCTACATTAGCTGGAAATATGTCTATTTGATAAAATGAACATGATCCCAGCAAAAAAATAGTTCCACTGATAATCGACCAAATTAGAATTTAACTACCTCATAATTAGACACACAAAcacaattatacaaattataagaACTTTTCTACAGGAGAGTTATCAAATATTCATCGCATTTGCAATTTCCATTTAAATAGTAAATCTTAAATAAacgtttacaaaattaatgttaaatgtgtgaaagtaaaatttattttaaaataagtgGTGAATATAAGGTCGTTCCCATCGCTAGAAATGGACAAGAAACAAGCAGAGAGGGAAAGAATTAATATCACCTACAATAATAGAGAAACAGTCGGAACCTCTTGTGCAACTTACTATCAACAAGCCTATATTGTTGCATACCCTATCTCGAACAGCTCAAAAACTTTCAGTA encodes the following:
- the IA-2 gene encoding tyrosine phosphatase IA-2 encodes the protein MGRKQWWRGGSVLLVLFILHHVILGDGDVGCLFSKSLCDPRTETCYNDLAFGKCLPLYTDLNDEDYYQYNFNVDELELLRMQLERLQVDEYKWSHPYTQCIMQMTLYNLRYWENYDLRLCQHLKQRTHFENKNEIDQAKVPTIAIVKFTPNNGKFNSQFANELYYPPGTQNQYFPDSFYNDEFSRSPYKEQFREIDSQFYKPRYNPNSYNDYDSSMNEKDYEENYDESNLRKNPTTFDGVVERLSRTRRQPPLYNLQEYNNNAMESFENALKERISKKLSDLEFLIKDESEDYSDKKEVADEGPNVEYETVFSEKYKPRKFSETPDENERFLENVKHNSKDNYDSDDYDDVNDEEIVPQKDGSSMENGIYTEGGLIQAGDKANVDTDENAYNLFADDISELLRKHGLAGFKRGDVKKPGPPFSTNNYAFKIPSPSISENENRSDSIETEQDNNVLLTPYVKKEVKQQTDSKSYNVDLDHVYVEFQKPFHRWSEGEHVVEEVEKLLGLSSGSLKDIRVGRAEVTFKVVKNNKDYSATDVVNNIDDIRGKLKNSLGVEVIRAGIGDKIKLPATLEVVKKAEMSSTVFGAIVTAGVIAIVAAVVTLIIARRHAKAGAKLAGLTTPDPEASKDYQDLCRARMHAKQPADKPGSPRITNLSRENESNNSPSNRSSTSSWGEEPAPSNMDILTGQMVLSYMEDHLKNKDRLDQEWAALCAYEVDPSSTEIAQSEANAKCNRPGAAIPYDHSRVILNDLANVNNSDYINASTITDHDPRNPAYIATQGPLPETTADFWQLVWEQGSVVIVMLTRLTEEGIAMCHRYWPEEGSELYHIYEVHLVSEHFWCDDYLVRSFYLKNLRTGETRTVTQFHFLSWPENGVPHSIKALLEFRRKINKSYKGRSCPIVVHCSDGAGRTGTYCLIDMVLNRMMKGAKEIDIAATLEHIRDQRPDMVATKQQFKFVLMAVAEEVHAILKALPVPSTEKSLPGNNSSTKQDQ